A single genomic interval of Cellulosilyticum sp. I15G10I2 harbors:
- a CDS encoding transketolase has product MNKYEYLEDIALEIRKLTIESIGKLGVGHIGGCLSICDLLSVLYFDMMNVDPKNPKDENRDRFVLSKGHGGPALYAALALKGYFDKSILDTLNRPNTNLPSHCDKNRTIGIDMTTGSLGQGFSCAVGVALGARMLKKNYWTYVCIGDGESQEGQIWEAAMLAGSQRLDKLIAFTDYNKMQIDGTIEQINGLYPLHDKWKSFGWHVQVVDGHDVKALKNAIFLAQNMASRPSMIIMDTIKGKGASFCENKLVSHNMAVTEEMWKQAVKELDEMKVRPCS; this is encoded by the coding sequence ATGAATAAGTATGAATATTTAGAGGATATAGCCTTAGAAATTAGAAAGCTGACAATAGAAAGTATCGGGAAATTAGGTGTCGGCCATATCGGTGGGTGTCTCTCGATCTGCGATCTGCTTTCTGTACTGTATTTCGATATGATGAATGTTGATCCTAAAAATCCTAAGGACGAAAATCGTGACAGATTTGTTCTTTCAAAAGGTCATGGCGGTCCGGCGCTCTATGCGGCATTAGCACTAAAGGGGTATTTTGATAAATCAATACTGGACACACTCAACCGCCCAAACACTAATTTGCCAAGTCATTGTGATAAAAACCGAACTATAGGGATAGACATGACTACGGGGTCTCTTGGGCAAGGGTTTTCATGTGCTGTTGGTGTGGCCCTTGGGGCAAGAATGTTGAAGAAGAATTATTGGACCTATGTGTGCATCGGTGATGGTGAGTCTCAGGAAGGTCAGATTTGGGAAGCGGCTATGCTTGCAGGGTCTCAGAGGCTAGATAAGCTGATAGCTTTTACAGACTATAACAAAATGCAAATTGATGGGACCATCGAACAAATTAACGGGCTTTATCCACTTCATGATAAGTGGAAATCCTTTGGCTGGCATGTGCAGGTTGTTGACGGCCATGATGTTAAGGCACTGAAAAATGCAATTTTTCTAGCACAAAATATGGCCAGCAGACCTTCTATGATCATTATGGATACGATTAAAGGGAAGGGTGCAAGCTTCTGCGAAAACAAGTTAGTTTCACATAATATGGCCGTTACGGAAGAAATGTGGAAACAGGCGGTTAAAGAATTGGATGAAATGAAGGTGAGACCATGCAGTTAA
- a CDS encoding iron-containing alcohol dehydrogenase family protein, which yields MEKMSFNFHMPTKVVFEEGAAESLVKHVKGTSLLMMCDPFFYKNGSAQKVAEATHIEKVVFFSEIEPNPSCQTVDRAAEIARSNHVDVVIGLGGGSAMDASKMAACLINNEGSIFDYYSTGDKVLKPRDAQLICIPTTAGTGSEVTNIGVYTNKETGIKMPFASEYFWPDIALIDPELTHTMPSHITASTGMDAFTHAIEAYWSVNSNPISDALSISVIKTILENIETACKEPTHSAARKNMAFASVAAGISFSQTKTTGIHAVSFPLTTDFGASHGLACSITLPAFIKLAYNGRKDKMDALFAMLGYDCVDAFINRVEAIMEAINLPTRLSALNIKESDLKKIVEVSMKAPLIHFTPVKVDEDILYDLLKSIL from the coding sequence ATGGAAAAAATGAGCTTTAACTTTCATATGCCCACAAAAGTGGTGTTTGAAGAGGGTGCCGCAGAGAGTCTTGTGAAGCACGTTAAGGGCACCAGTCTGCTGATGATGTGTGATCCGTTTTTTTATAAGAACGGATCGGCCCAAAAGGTAGCAGAGGCAACCCATATTGAAAAAGTTGTATTTTTTAGTGAGATTGAACCCAATCCCTCCTGTCAGACTGTTGATAGGGCAGCAGAAATTGCAAGAAGCAATCATGTGGATGTAGTGATAGGGCTTGGCGGCGGCAGTGCTATGGATGCTTCAAAAATGGCAGCTTGTCTTATTAACAACGAGGGCAGTATTTTTGACTACTATAGTACAGGCGATAAAGTCCTTAAGCCTAGAGATGCCCAGTTGATTTGTATTCCGACAACAGCAGGTACAGGTAGTGAAGTAACTAACATTGGTGTTTACACCAATAAGGAGACAGGGATTAAGATGCCCTTTGCTTCAGAGTATTTCTGGCCGGATATTGCACTTATTGATCCGGAACTGACGCATACTATGCCTTCCCATATAACGGCTTCTACAGGTATGGATGCTTTTACACATGCTATTGAGGCGTACTGGAGCGTCAATTCAAATCCTATTTCAGATGCTTTATCGATCTCAGTTATCAAGACGATTCTTGAGAATATTGAAACAGCATGCAAAGAGCCAACCCATTCTGCTGCACGCAAAAATATGGCCTTTGCCAGTGTTGCTGCAGGTATTTCTTTTAGTCAGACAAAGACCACGGGTATCCATGCAGTAAGTTTTCCGCTAACTACGGATTTTGGCGCAAGTCATGGTTTAGCATGCAGCATAACGCTCCCGGCTTTCATTAAACTTGCATACAATGGACGTAAAGATAAGATGGATGCGCTGTTTGCGATGCTTGGCTATGACTGCGTTGATGCCTTTATTAACCGGGTTGAGGCTATTATGGAAGCTATCAATCTGCCGACACGGTTAAGCGCACTCAATATCAAGGAAAGTGATCTTAAAAAAATCGTGGAAGTTTCTATGAAGGCACCACTCATTCATTTTACACCTGTTAAGGTGGATGAAGACATATTATATGATTTATTAAAATCGATACTATAA
- a CDS encoding M24 family metallopeptidase, giving the protein MTRQEDFLYKVEAIRNILREKNFEGIEIKSQANFSYVTRGRGFIGLASTVACGSLFITLDHIYLVSENIEIMRLYNEQLDSNPSVCAIGYPWDEPQKREEVVSQIIGGLKMATEGEVEAELFKLRTIMTPYDREEYKKLSYDTAVLIEEICKNLKKGISEYELAGEISGRLWSNNIEPITILIAFDERALRYRHPVMAGNRLENYGLVGICGRRNGLIVSLSRDVLLDYDEDMVEKHTRCAMVHAAFLSGLKIGNTVESAFGKGLLEYQKQGYPLEYKEHHQGGLTGFIPRELRANIGCTHSVRRDEAYAFNPTIQGSKCEDTVLVTENGIEIITYTGNYAYITCDIDGEKFMMPTVYVVNKR; this is encoded by the coding sequence ATGACAAGACAAGAAGATTTTTTATATAAGGTAGAAGCAATTAGAAATATACTAAGGGAAAAAAACTTTGAAGGTATTGAAATAAAATCTCAGGCTAATTTTAGCTACGTCACTCGGGGAAGAGGCTTTATAGGTCTTGCATCAACTGTAGCCTGCGGCAGTCTTTTTATTACACTTGATCACATTTATTTAGTCAGCGAGAACATTGAAATTATGCGTCTTTATAACGAACAGTTAGACTCAAATCCTTCTGTTTGTGCCATAGGATACCCATGGGATGAACCACAAAAGCGAGAAGAGGTTGTGAGTCAAATTATAGGCGGGTTGAAAATGGCAACAGAAGGGGAGGTAGAGGCAGAACTCTTTAAACTACGGACCATTATGACGCCTTATGATCGTGAGGAATATAAAAAGCTTAGTTATGATACGGCTGTTCTCATTGAGGAAATCTGTAAGAACCTTAAGAAAGGGATCAGCGAATATGAGCTTGCAGGAGAGATTTCAGGTAGGCTCTGGAGCAATAATATTGAACCTATTACTATTTTAATAGCTTTTGACGAAAGGGCACTAAGGTATAGACATCCGGTTATGGCCGGTAATCGACTTGAAAACTATGGGCTTGTGGGAATCTGCGGCAGAAGAAATGGTCTCATTGTATCACTGTCTCGTGATGTACTCCTTGACTATGATGAAGATATGGTAGAAAAACACACAAGATGTGCCATGGTCCATGCGGCATTTTTAAGCGGCCTTAAAATCGGCAATACTGTCGAGAGTGCATTTGGGAAAGGTTTGCTGGAATATCAAAAGCAAGGATATCCTCTTGAGTACAAGGAACATCATCAGGGTGGATTAACTGGTTTTATCCCAAGGGAACTAAGAGCAAACATTGGCTGTACACATTCAGTAAGAAGGGATGAAGCTTATGCCTTTAATCCTACTATTCAAGGTTCAAAATGTGAAGATACAGTGCTTGTAACTGAAAACGGAATTGAAATAATAACATATACAGGCAATTATGCTTATATTACGTGTGATATTGACGGAGAAAAGTTTATGATGCCAACGGTATATGTAGTAAATAAGAGGTGA
- a CDS encoding transaldolase family protein — MSVLKETSQKYSTQFWNDSCDLKDLEYALDNNCIGATTNPIIVKSVLQNNLEFYEKEILKIIEEKPTLTEDEIAWIMIEKMAVDGAKKLEPIYNPKTGTGRISIQTNTKYCKSPDLILSQALHFATLAPNIQIKIPVTSAGVKAIEEATYHGISINATVCFSVPQAVAVAEAVERGLKRRMEEGKDNSEITPVCTIMIGRTDDYIKKVIKPQDRLIDPEALEWAGIACAKKYYTLYKERNYKTKLLTAAFRNIHHWTALVGGDLLATIPPDFQKKINGSNVDIKDQIDIPVDSKLMQQLLTVPEFVKAYDVDGMSVHEFDHYGAVIDTLTQFYQGYDELVQIIRKYILR, encoded by the coding sequence ATGAGTGTTTTAAAAGAGACGAGTCAAAAGTACAGCACACAATTTTGGAATGATTCCTGTGATCTTAAGGATCTTGAGTATGCCCTAGATAATAATTGTATTGGTGCAACAACCAACCCGATTATTGTAAAAAGTGTGCTGCAGAATAATTTAGAGTTTTATGAAAAGGAAATTCTTAAAATCATTGAGGAAAAACCAACCTTAACGGAAGATGAGATTGCCTGGATCATGATAGAAAAGATGGCCGTGGATGGTGCGAAGAAACTCGAGCCTATCTATAATCCTAAAACAGGAACTGGACGTATTTCGATTCAGACCAACACGAAGTATTGTAAAAGTCCCGACTTAATCCTTAGTCAAGCACTTCACTTTGCAACCCTTGCCCCAAACATACAAATAAAAATCCCAGTAACGTCAGCAGGTGTAAAGGCTATTGAAGAAGCGACCTACCATGGCATATCTATTAATGCCACAGTATGTTTTAGTGTTCCTCAAGCTGTTGCTGTTGCAGAGGCTGTGGAAAGAGGACTAAAGCGCAGAATGGAGGAAGGAAAAGACAATTCAGAAATTACACCAGTGTGTACCATTATGATTGGCAGAACAGATGATTATATTAAAAAAGTGATCAAACCTCAAGATAGACTGATTGACCCTGAAGCTCTTGAGTGGGCAGGTATTGCCTGTGCAAAGAAATATTATACGCTCTATAAAGAAAGAAACTACAAGACTAAGCTCCTGACTGCTGCCTTTAGAAATATTCATCACTGGACAGCTCTTGTGGGTGGAGATCTACTAGCAACCATTCCGCCAGATTTCCAGAAAAAAATTAACGGCAGTAACGTCGACATTAAGGATCAGATCGATATACCTGTTGATTCGAAGTTAATGCAGCAGCTTCTCACAGTACCTGAATTTGTAAAAGCCTACGATGTTGATGGGATGTCGGTTCATGAATTTGATCATTATGGCGCAGTTATTGATACGCTGACACAGTTTTATCAAGGTTATGACGAATTAGTTCAGATTATCAGAAAGTACATATTGAGATAG